The window CAAACATGTACTGAATACCTACCAAGTGCAAAGCACCTTTAGTTACCGATTAACCTCCTTTCCTGGGGCTGGCTCCCTCTATTTCTGAGTGGATGGAAGTCAGACTAGCAGAGCCATCTGCTACTATTGGTTGGAATCAGAGGGGGAAAAGGGGTTAGGACCAACTTGAAATGGAAGCTGACCTCCTGGGGCCTAATTTCATTTCACTCAAAACTCTTCTCTATTCTGCTTTCAAAAAGTATTATCATTATTCTTCGTACTAGTACTAGCTACAGCAGTAGGTTCTTTGCAAGCCTTCCTGAGAGGGGCTTTCAGCCTCTCTTCTCCACTCTTGGCAGAGTAGCTGCAGAAGGCAGCAGACATTGTGGTTAAGTGCCTGGGTGGGAGAGAGAGTGGGTGTTGCAATAATCAAGGGTAGGAGAGAGGTGGAGCATTAGGGGTAGGAAAGGTGCTTGGGGTTCTGTTAATCAATGACTGGTAGAAGTTTCACAGTTTGGTTGTTTGGGACTAGGTCGACCTGttgcaaaatattaaatgaatatttccaGTCCTAAATGTTATCTCTGACCATACACTCTGCCCCAAATCCTCTTGTGCTAATGGGAACACCATTGAGCATTTGAGGGCCATAGTGACGATTTAGATGTTCTAAAGATTCAGGGCATACAGAGTATTGTAGAAAAAAGCAAGAATCAAGGtaattgaaaaacagaaaagtgggCGTTCAGCTTTAGAATATTGGGGGAAACCTCCAGAGGTAGCAAGGTGAGGGGAGAGGCAAAACCCACTAGAAGTAGTAAACAAGAAACTTCCAGAAAAATGAGCAGAAGTAACAAGTCCTAAAGTACGAGTCCCATACTCAGCTTTAGAGTTCAGCTAGTCGTAATGGTTCCCAAGGAGCAGGCCCTGGCAGCCTTTCACTTTTGTTAAGTAAAAGCACAAACACTCCTTCATTTCCCTATAGAGGAAAAGGTTTCTGTCTTGGAATTCTGAGTCTGGGGCAGACAAGGTGGAATTCATATATAAACTAAGGCCAGGGAtgaatctattttatttcaggCAAAAATTCCTTAAATTTGTTGAGGACCTTCAAACCAAGTAGTTCTAATACTTTCAAAAGCAACTGGGCTTTCGCtagctgtttattattttatttggtttctttctaAATCAGAGGAAGTGCTGATTGCAAGGGAGCTGGTAGGCCTGGCCTGTTCCCAGAAGTCTCGAATTCAGAACTGTACCAACCGAGGGCCTAGGCCTGGAGTTTCTCTGTGTGAGAGGCCCCAATCTTCTCAGTACTCGGTGCTGTTTTTCGGCTGCTCTGTCTGGCTGGAGTGCGGGCAGTTGAGCTAAGAGCTTGCTTCTCATTGGTGAACAACACGACCTATAGAAATTGAGATCTGCTTGTCTCTGGAACTCTTACTGCATCCTCCAGGAGGTTGACCAATGAATCTGTTGGGTGGGGGGTGAAGTAGGAAGGGGTCCGGGAACTCTCTTTGTGAGGCAGGCTACAATTTCacttgacttttctttttgtctcttggGATGGTAGACAATTAGCTTGCCATCACTGGTCAGCAGGTTTTCTTTGTTCAATGCTTCGTCTGTCTTCCCCCCAACCTCTCAGAAATCAAGCATATGAAGATCAAATGAGTCACTGCTCTTGCTCTGCTTAGGAAATTGAGCTGACAAGAATAGTTAGCGCCTATAAGCTTTGGGGAGGAGGGATCGCAGTGGCTGTCCTGGAGGTCTTTCAGCATCCCATTTCCCCAAGTCTTACACTGTGCCCCAGCACAGTTAATTGAAAGTTGGTCAAACAGCAGAACCTAAATGACAAAAAGTAGCCCTTTTTTTGGTGTTATGGGCCATAGCAACTTGCAAGGCTGCCTTTTAGATTTTGGATAGATCCTTTTAGTTTAAATGTTCTTGGTTTTTGGAACAAAACCAACCACAAACCACGATCTGAATTGAATGGTGAGGGGCAAGTTGCACTTACTTTCTATCCTCCTTGAGCCTTTGATGCTGCTGCTCCTTCAGCTAATTACTTCCTGTAATGAGTGTTATATGCAGATGAAATGAGAGTTCTTAGAATACAGCATGAGCTGGGCACAGATCCTGGCTACCGCTGTTGGCAGACTCTTGAAGGATCTCAAGTCGCACGCGCGAGTTACCTTGGCTAGATCTGAGTGAACAAATGACTGTCTCGTTTGTTGGCTGAGCTTGGTTAATCCAAAGCAACCTGGTCCAGGCCTTTTCTAACGAATGGGGGGGGgtctatatatttattgaaactcATCACCCTGATCTCCGTGTAGACAATCAAGCTGAAAAAGGCATGAAGTTTCAGGACAGAGTCACATTCATATTCTGCACCACAAAAGCCATCCAATCAACCCCATGCCGAAATAAGTGCACACCTGCAAACCTCTCATAGGTGGAGGGAAGTTAAACTGTGGCTGAGGAGGCATTAGAGTCTTagtctttctgtctctccacacAGGGCTGTCAGGGCCTCCCCAGGAAAGGGAGCTATCAGTAATGGCACCCTACGCCCCCCAGGCTTGGCAGCCTCCAATCTCCTCCTACACTGAGCTCCTCAGTGACAGGAGCCAAGGATGGAGCAGCCAGGTCATTGACTGAAAAGGTGGCACATGTGCCCTCACATCTGAGAACTTCTTAGTTTGTGCGCACCACTGGGGGAAAATAAGAAGAAACTCGGGAGTCAGTCCAGGCAAGACTGTAAGTATGAAAATGTAAAGTGTCTGTAGATGATTAAGTGCCTGATGACTTTAGCTTTAGATGAAGTGGCCTCTCTCCTGCCGTCCAGAGTGTGAGTTAATGTGATAGAAATGTAGGCTCTGTCGTTATTCCCAAGGTTcctttttaaaaccttttctctttccccttctctacCCAAGTTTAGTAAGTAAACCCCGCTTGTTGAACTAAGTGCTTAGGTACTGGGGTTATCAGTGGTTTCATAGTCTTTTGAAAATTGTGCAATAATTCTCCGAGCCAGTGGGTTAGTGGTCTTCAGCAGTTCGGCTGCTGAGGGGCGGGACTTCAGAGTTGCCTTGCTTCCCTTCTTTTGTAGCAAGGCCTTGAAATCATCGTTTCTGCCAGCATCTAGGTTGGCGCTGCCGCCCGACCCTGCGGTGGCAGCCGACTCACTGATCGGAGACTCAGCTGTGTTCTTTATCGGCGAGTGGGAGCTCTGTCTGCTGCAGGCAAAGGTCTCACCAGGCTCCTTCCAGCCGAGCAGCTTTCTCTTGGACCTAAATAAGACAAAGTTTGATTTGAGTGAGTTCACGCAGCAGATGTTTACCAGTGCTTCACAGACCTCCATGCTAGTGACACGATCTGAGAATGGCCGTGAAGCGGCCTGGCAAGCGGTTATATTGACTGGCCTTCTCCCTCACCTCTACGTCCTCAGAGTTCCTTGTTgggtcccctgtccccacacGCCTTTCAAGGCCCACAGCTGGAGTCACTTGGCCTGTGCCTGCAGGCTCAGTCCCACCCAGGTTCTAGGACCAAGGACGAATTTCAGGAGTCAAGGCTAGCAGCTCAGTGACTCTGAACCAGAACAATCTGGAGAACGGTCCTGTTCTAAACTGATGCTCCAGCTCCAATAATTGGGCTCTTTCCAGTTTTCTTGTCACCGAGCCCCTGACAGGTGCCCCTGTTCAAGAACTGGGTCCTCATTTGGTCCCCCTTTGCCCAAGTCCCTGCTTTGATATACTACCTGGTGCCCTACTTCACctcttgataatattttttagtaCAAGGAATTCTGTGAAGGGTTAAATGTCTCTGACTATAGACAGCTGTGAGAGAGCAGATGGAGCCACAATAGGCCAAGCAGTTGCTAGGAGACGAGGGGCCTCTCACTTAGCACCTGgtcctcccccactcccctcctccccttcaccCAACCATGTCAGTGAATTTGAGATGTGACACCCTGGACTGTACTCATATATGTGCATATCTGAATTTAGTCTCCAATTGCAATTCTAACGGCTGCTTAGAGGTAGAAGTTTTTCTTTAAGTAGAAGAAGGGAAGGCAATTGCAATTAGAATTAATGAAAATGGTCCAGACCTGTGTATCACAGTAAATAAATCTTCAGTTGTGCGTGAAGCCACAAAGACGTCATCATCATCCTCCGCAATCCATTCGGCTGTTTTATCACTGATTAAACTTTTTTCTTCGGTACTTGATTCCACAGAACTCCCTAGACATAAGAATCAGAAGGAATGACTTTGACCACAAAAGATAGGACGAAGCGCATTCTCATATGTTATTTCATTCGATGTTCAAAGAAACTCCAGATGGGCAGCAGGGTAGAGATTTTTAATgtctccattttgcagaggaggaacaTGAAGTTCAGAAGTttaatgatttgcccaaggtggAGTGAGCGGTGAAGATCAGCCTGAGTTCCTGTTCTCTCATGCCTTTGTCATTGCAACAGGCAGCCCGAGCATTCTCTTGCTTTAAATATGgtgcatcatttttaaaaatcaaggagcTGAGAGAGATCTAAAGTAATGACTCTCACCCAGCGGGTCCTAGTGGGACCTATCTGAATCTCACAGAGAGCCTGTGGCATCTGAGGGAGCATATGCTAAAATTAcctgtgggtttgatttgcttgTGTTAGTCACAATGATTGACTTATACCAAAAGTTCAAATCAGCTTATAGAAGGCCACGAGATTTTGATGTTTGGTGTTATGACTCAAAGAAGGAGGagaaacatggatgaacctgagaacattaagctaagtgaaataagccggtcacaaaaaatcaaatactatatgattccacttaaatgaggtgtctagagtagtcaaattcatagagccagaaagtagaatggtggttgccagggaggaatctggggggagagagaaaggggagttGTTGTTTactgggtatagagtttcagttttgcaagatgaaaggcGTTCTGGAGGTTGGTTGCTCAACTACTCAActatgtgaatgtacttaacactaatgaactgcacacttaaaaatggctaagctggtaaaagttatattttgtgtattttaccacaattgaaacaaaaagagacagaaaaagaaagaatgagaaacatTAACTAGGCTGCTTTTTTGGTTCCTGGAAGAGCTAGCCTCAAACCACCCAAGAAAGTGAGCTCCCTTCCCTCTGGAAGGCACGAGGAAAGGCTGCTGGTGGTAACATATTCCATTCTTTCTGAAACCCCCAAGCCTCCCGCGGCACTAGAACTCAGACTAGGGGGCACTGAGTCCCCAGGAAACTAAATTCAGTGCAGCTAATGAAAAGTACTGTACAGGGAGGTGGAGAAGTAGTTCCTGGGGCCTAGGGATGCATGCCTGACTAGGCAGATGGGATCCTGAACTCCTAAGGTGTTAGGACCTAGTTTGATTTCATTAACTCAGCACTAGGGGTTCGAGGGTGGACCGGCCCAAACTGGGCCTTGGCCATCTGCCCCGGGTCAGTCTTGATCCCAAAGGGAATAAGGCCGACCCATGGTTCCCATATAGACTAACCCAATCTTTAAGAGGTGCCCCCTACTGACTTGGTCCTCCTGGGATCAGGATAAATATTCTGGGGTACCTGCTTCTGTCTTGGGCACTCTATTCTCACGCCTGTCTCTCCTGTGATTGAAAAAAATCCAGGGAACAGTTTACTAACCCAGAGGGCTTGCCTCCTTTTCACTGTCAGCCTGTGGAGTTGAAGTAGCCCTTTCACCATCCCCGGTGCGGGGACACTTGGCATCTTCCTCCAGGGTGATGATGGGGCTGAGAGGCAGCCTTGGTTCTGCCATGTAGGCCTCCATTTGGGCTGTGGGGGAGGTAAGAGGCAGGTACAACACGCTGGGCTTTTTTGGCACAGGAGGTGgaatcttgcctttctttttctcagcTTCTTCTTGGCTCTGGAGGCTAATTCTATCAGGGAGGGCTCTCACCTTGGGGCCCTCGTCCTCCATGCTTCCCTGGGAAGGTTGCTGGGTTCCTGAGAAGAAAGCACCAGAGGAACTGGCaaaaggcatgaaaacaacaGACGAGGGTGCTGTCGACTCGCCTGGGCTTCTGCCATTGGGGAAGCTGGAGGACTTTGGTTTCCGCACCACCATGTAGCTGTCTTGAGAGAGTGGTCTCACGTGTTGAATTGAGCTCTTGGGGGTTATAGTCAAGGTAGGTGAAGTAAGTGGGTACTCCTCAGGGACAGATGGTGGCTTGTGGATCAAGCTTGGAGGTCTTCGAGCCAGCGGAGGCTTCTCAGCTATGGGAGGTTTCATCTTTCTCTCTGGCAAGGTGAAGACTTCTTCTGCTCTGGGTTCCTCAGTATAGTCAGGGCTCTCAATGTCATCTTCCGGCTCAGACTTGCTGACTGATCTCAGGCGAACAGAACGTAGGTCAGACTGAGTAACCATGGGCATGATTGGCTGGTTGGGACTAGTTTTCTGGGCCAACTTGGCCCCGAAATTTGTATCTGAGTGATGCCTGCTCACCTTGGTTTTGCTTCGGATGGAGATACTCATCCCAGACAGATCCAGGTTGGTTGAAGGGGTCAATGGTAGGTCAAATGATAGCCGTGACTTGGGAATTTTCTCCATTGGTGATGTTGGGGGGAGTGATGACTTCCTCTCAGGTACCACTGGACGTACCCGGACGCTGCTGCTTGGAGGGGGTACGTGGCCCAGGGTCAAGGACATGGAGACAGTGGGTGTTGGTGTCTCCGACTGGCTGGAGTAGCCACTGGAGGGTGACATCAGCCCAGTGGGCCTTCCTGGGGAGGATACCTCCCTGGCTTCCACCTCGATGGAGAGTTGGGAAGGTGTAGTGGCtctggaggtggaaggggaggcaagAGACTCTGAGCTGCCCTGAACTTGGGTGCACTCAATGACCGTGGTGCCAGTGGCAGTGCTGGAGCTGGACAAGGATTGGTAGGTGTCACCAGACTTCCAGTCAGTAAGATACCAGTGGTGGGAGAATTGTGTACCTTCCGGATCTTTGAGGGTTGGCACAGCTGGGTGACCCTGAGCATCTGGGTGGGACGAGTGATGTCCTTGGTATTCCAAGGAGAGGCAAAGGCTCCTGGGCCTCTGGTCCTTGGGTAGCACAGATCCCCCTTCTGGCAAGAGGACTGGCTCATCTTTGACCAGTGAGACACTGCGCGTTGGTGGGGAAGGCTTCTTTTTGGCCTTCTTGAGTGAGATACTCTTGGACCTCTGCCTTCTGTGCTGGGCCTCCTGTTGGGCACTGAGGGAGGCAATGTTGTCAGCACTGTTGCTGCCCTCAGAACTTGTACTGGCATAAGGCATGGCACAGGCCTCACTGGCCTTCTGCTCCTTGTCATAGTCCACATCTGTGGTACCCGAGTCTGTGGGCACAGACAGTGACCGTTCCCGGAATCTGCTGGCCCCACCTGGGCCTGTCTCCAGCTTTGAGGTAGCACCGGTCAGAAGGCCAATCTTGGAGGGTCTTTCCGGTACTTGCCTTCGTTGAGTAGGGTGTTCAGAGTAGCCAGACAACCCACTGCATCCTGCTGGGTTATCACGAGCAACAAAGAGGGTAGCAGCCTCCTTAGGAACCAGAGGTGGGAGTGTGTTCAGAGAGACCCAAGAATTCCCAGAGGAaggatgttttccattttcattgaCTTGATTTCTCTGGCTGGTGGCACATGGAGTCATGTAGGTAAAAGCATCTCCCTTCCAGGAAGTGGAGAACGTCGATTCTGTGGGTCCATTGCAAGAATTGGGGATGCTGTACACCATTCCCATGCTCTCCATACCAGGAGGGTTTGGGCCACTCCGTGCCTGGGGAGGTTCTTCTGGCTCACTCGAAGGATTTCTCAGTACTGGTGATGTGACACTTGGGAACCGAGCTTCCTGACCAACCGCAACTCTTCCATGAACACCTTCCAGAACTGAGTGACTGGGCCTGATGTCAGAGGTGGTACAGTGGGCCACACTGCCTGCTGGGCTGTTGCTGTGACCTGGAGGAAGTAAACACAGAATGTTAGTGGTGCAGCAAGGGATCCCCGATCAGCTGTTCTGAGACAGGAGCACCAACTTTTTGCCAAGAAGCATCTGTCAACAGCTTGGTCAGAATTCCTTGGTTCTTCCTTTCCATGGATGAGGGAAGTTGGGTCCTTTCCCATCACCCCACAGTGAGTCATAGGGTGCCCTTGAATTGTCCAGATGGCTGCCAAAGGCTTTCCAACTTTGATTATTCCTTTTACAGCTGAAGTGTCACATGGGACTACCTTGGGCTTTTCCCATACTTTCACCCCAGCCTCATGAAACCATCACAGACCTCAGCGTTCATCCATCCGGAGATGAGAGCAGAGGCTTCCGAACTAAGGACAGCACTGTGTGACTTTCAGCTCCAGCAGTGACTCTGGAGTATGCCCGAGCTGGAAAGTTAAGAGTCTGGTTGCATTTCTGGCACCTTTCAATTTTAGGTTTTGCAATATAAGAGACTTAGGATAATCTACAGATGTGAGGAAACCATTCAGATGTTCCAAATCCCCAAAGGTTTTCTCATATATGTGAACAACTATTACTGCTATGTCATTACTACTACTGCTATGATCATTTATAATAACAGTCACCATTTGTTGAACACCGGCTATGTACCAGGCACATGGTAGGCAAATTATGTACAATAACTGtaatcctcacagtaactctACTGGATcggtattattattcccaatttacagacgaagaagctgagactcagagaggttatgaAACTTGACCAAGGTCTCATGGTCAGTAAGCGGAGAGGCCCAGACTCACATCCTCTGGTAtctccctgctctgtgctctTTGGATGGCGTTCATTTAATGGTAGCAATGGTTCTGTTAAAATGATGGTTTTAGCAATGATTCCTCCCCTCTTATCTATTTACCTAAATTCGGCACATGTGGTTATATTACACTTATGATGggtaaaaataatgtaatgaatTTATTAGCCCAGGAGACCTGCTCTCCATAATCAGCTGCTGCCCTTGACAAGAGGCCCTTGGCTATTCTTAATCACCACATTGGCTTTTTCAGGACATCCACAGCCCCCTACCCACCCCCCCCAAATTATTCCTGTTCCCCATCACCACAGTACCACCTGGGTGGCAGGATGGTGGGAGTGGGCAAAGGGAGGGGTCTGGGGGATCGGCTGTGGTGGGGTCACCTTGGTCTCGCTGGGAAAAGTTAGAGAATCCAATAATGGTCCGCCTCCGCCTCAGGGTGGACTTAGGGTTCACGGCTGTCTCTGTGTTAAACAACGAGTGTCGCAAACTTGCATGTTTATCAAACTGCTGCCCTGTAGCCAAAATAAAGACACTTGGGTGCATCCCAGTTTCTGTTTAAAGTACAGTGGAAATTGGCCTGAGGTAGAGAGAAGGGATGATGGCAGTAGCGATGAGCATGAACAGTGTCCAAGGCAGGCGGCGCTTCTTCTCCATCCCTCCCAGTTTGGCCCTGGCACACATGCTGGCTTCCACAGGCTGCGTCCAGGTCACCTGCAAGTCTTAGGTGGACTggggcagtggttttcaaccctggctacatattaaaataaactggGAAGCTTTTGAAGCTCCAATACCTGGACCCCACCCCAGTACACTTAAATCTCTGCGAGTAGGGTCCAGGTAGTAACATTTTTTAGAAACTCTCAGGTGATTATTAAGATTTAGAACCACGTGCGAGAGCCGGGGGTGAGAGCCATCAGCGAGGAGCAATGGGCTGAGACTAGATGTTGCTTGACTGTGATCTTTTCTCAGCCTTTATGTGGGCCAGGTGAAGCCTGTGTCTCCAGGAAGCTGCCCGTCTGTGCTCCGCCATCTGGGTGCCTATAGCCACCTGGTTACATTATACCAAAGTTGGCTGCAGTACAGTGAATGAGCTCAATTTCTCTTCAAGTGTTGGGCCAGTCTTTGGCTCCCAGGAAATGACTGGGGCAGTTAGGGTGACACAGGGCCACGGGGCGAGGTATGTGGTTCCCCTCCCTGTCTCTCATTCCACAGCTGGCTCATCAGACCCTTCCCCTTGGCCACACGGCCACACGgccacatatgtacacacacaccccagcaaGAGTCTCTGTGGGCAAAACTCAGGGACAGCCTGCTTGAGAGTAAGAGAGATATTTCGAAAGAGAGCACCCAACGTCACTTTATGAGTCTCTCCTTATCAGCCCTTACTCCTCTTGGTACATCTCCCTAAGCCGTGGGCTCTGTTTCCTGTCTCTGGTTTCCTGAGATGACGCCAGTGGCAGTGGATGACCCCATATCAGGGAACATTGCCACATGTGGCCAGAGCTGTCCTCATCGTCTTCATTAACATTTTCCAGCATAGCATGGGCTGGTGCTAGCTCGCATGGTCCCTCTGGTCCCTTTTGGTTACTGAGGTCTTGGTTTCATCAGGTCACTGGCCCTATCTCCTTCTGAAAATGActggccctccccttccccttatAGCCTGTGGAGTGTGGAGCATGAATTAGCAACGGGCATGGCATAGTGTGCCACATGTCCCCAGAGCCACAGCCATCTGAGCTGTGTACATCATTTTCCCCACTCTCAAGGGTTGTACTGGGTCCCCTTTTGGTCTCTTTGGCCGTAGTACCTTTCTACTACTTCTATTCTTGAAAAACTTGCCAAACAAGTCGAGGAGGCCCACCTCGCTAGAAGACCAGTGTCTAGTGTAAGTGCCAGAAGGCCTCTGGCCTGTGCCTGGGTGTGACCCTCCCTTTTACCACCAGCACTCTGAACTCCTCTATCCCCCTCCAGCTCCTATTGGTGTACTCCAAATCTGGCTTCGGGCACAAGAAGTTGTCTTTTTCTGATCCAAACAGAACTCACTCACAAACTTTAAGTTTCCACATATCCTCTGAAGAGCACACAAATTCACAAAGTTTTGGAGCTTTCTATTAAGAAAATTTCACTTGCTATCAAATGGGCTCAGTTAGTGTGGCAGTGCCAGTAGGGAGTGAAGAAAGAGCAGCCAGAGCCCCCTCTTCTGCATACCTCCGTTCCCTGGCGAGAGCCATGACCGTGACAGCGCAGGGCGAGCCAGTAGCAAAGAAAGTCTcactccctcccccagcacccgGTGCACCGGAGAGGATGGTCTGTAGTGGCATGGAGGGAAGCGGACAGAGGTGGTGCTAAGCAACTCTACCAGAGACGTTGATGGGCACAATGTCAGATTGCGTGGAGCAAGGCTGAGGCCACCGCTTCTCCTCTAGGataggcagagggaaggggctaTTCCAGGCAGTTTGCTTGTCGGCTGTGGTAGGCAGGCCCGGCAAGGCCTCGGGGGCCCTCACACCCTGGGTGGTGGTCTCATCCTCGCTCAGCTGTCGTTTTGTAGGCTGTTGGGAAAGAAGGTGATGGAAAGGGTGTGCTCCCGCCTGGCGATGAGCCAGTGCCCGCAGGACAGCTGTTTAGAGAGGGTGGTTGGAGGTTttgtctgggaggcaggagagcgtGGACAGGCTGCCAGGCCAGGCACCTGCCATGCAGGGCTCATCCTGGTGGGGCCTCAGGGTAGCTCTGCTGGTGAGCAGAGGTGAGCAGCAGCTTCCAGTGGGTAACGTAAGCAGCTTGAGGTCTCCTGTCACTGGGTGCACGCTGGCTCTCCCAGGAGGGGCAAGAGGCAACTCACCATCAATACAAACTCCAGACGCCTGGCAGACTGGGGccttgggctgggggtgggctcaGGGGCCTCATCAGAAGAGCGGAAGGTCTGCCCCAGAAGTCTGGCCTCCGAGTACTGTTCCTCATATTCTTCTGAAAAATAGCAGAGTGGAGACACACTCTAGGGGGCCACGGCTGAGCACTGGGCTTGGGAAGGACCATGAGCCGGAGCTCCTGCTCCAGCCGCCAGGCCTGACTTGCATTCTTACTATAGGCTATTTCCCAGAGTCTGAGCCAATGGATTCAGAAATGGAAAGTGCCTGCTTCCCAGGACTGTGAGGGCcgaagagaaaagaaagtcaataaataaattcaagctGTGCTGGTTTGGGGACCAAGTCCTTATCTCAATGGCCCCCACCCTAAGTGCTCAACTTGGAGAAGAGACTCAGGATGCAGATACCTTTTGATACTTTAGACTGCAAGGTCCTCTCTTTGAAGCCCTGCAGCTCTTCAGGTTTTCTGCAAGCCTACCAAGGGAATGACCTGTGTGAAGCAAGAGGAGATCTGCACTGCAAAGTCCAGTCTGGAGTTCTCTCTTGGATGCCAGGAACTCTTACTTGAGCCTTTGAAAGCCTGTACCTGTACCTTAGTCCCACTGTGGGTGAGGTCAGGTCTAGGAGGACTAaggtgaaggagagggaaggaggaggtagCAGCATAGAAGAGGGAGAAGTTCAGAGGCACTGTCGTAGGGTGATAAGAAGGATGCATAAGATTTGAATGGGTTTGACTGAAGGGATGAattcaatgaataaacaaagaaagtgagagtaaaaaacaaatgtccatGGTCTACCTACATTTGAACAAAGACTCTCTTAGAATCATAGAAAGTCAGGGTTGCTCTCAGGGTTCTCTGGTCCAACACCCCATTCTGCCCAGAGTCCCTCCTCAGCAGCCCTTCCAGTGCTTCTGCATGCCCAGCGCGCACACAGTTGGGGCTGTCAGGTGTGTCAGAAAAGTTCTTCCTTATCTGGAGGTGAAATCTACCTCCCTCTGGGTTTCCACCCACTGGTCCTAATTCTGCCGGTAGCAACACAGAACAGAACAGACCAACTCTTTTTTTCTGCATGGCAGCTCCTCTGTTATCTGAACACAAGGCTTATGCTGTCCCTTGGCATCTTGCTTCTCTAAGGTCACCACTGCcctggcagggaggtgggggttaTGGCTGTAGTCCAGTTGGTGGCCCATGGGCAGTTTTCTATTCTTCATTAGAGTCAACCTTCGTTGGTAGGTAAATGAGAGCTGACAAGACCTGTCTTCACATTTAACATCCACTGAGCATCTCTTGGGGGATCTAGCCCTGTGCCAAGTGCTTCTGAAACCCAAGGGTAGTAAGAGATGTGATTCTTTACATCAAGAAGCTCAGTCTGGTTAGGAGGGCAAAATAGGTGACCTCTGGTTGCTGTGTATTGGGCTTACTTTGGTGAGGCAGTAGCTACCCTGGAGGCATGTGGACAAGGTTACTGTAAGAGCAGAGTGAGTGAAGCCCAGAGTGAGAGACTATGCAGATGGCCCCTTTGTCTTCCGGTGCCAGGATTCCAAAGGCATGGGCGATGTGGCAAGAGGAGGCCTGGAGGGAATGTGGGAGTTTCCCACCCAGCTCTCTGTGAATGGCTTGACCCATTGTCCGGCCTCAGCCTCCGTCCTTGTTTTCCCCATGGACTACTGAGCTGAAAAAGGGGTGGGGGGGCGCTTGGAAACAGACTCTTTTAGAATCATTAGTCTGAAAGGCGAAAGATGGAAACTGTGTGCTCTGTTTGTTGATAGGTTTTAAACCGTTCTCTTTCTCTTGCTGGTCCCTGtcctctttcttctttgcctCCCTCCTGCCGCTGCGCATGTCGCCTCTGGACTCCGGCCGCAGCCCCCCTCCCTCTCAGTACCTTGCAACAGGCTCTGGAGATTGAGCTGCGCCTCGCGAAGCAGCTCCTCTACACTCGGGGGCCTGCCCGAGGAGAGGAACACGTTCACTGGCTGTCGCCATGACGACCTCGAGTGGGCAGTCGCTGTCGCATTTTCCCGACCCGAGTTAGCTGCAGCTAGG of the Lemur catta isolate mLemCat1 chromosome X, mLemCat1.pri, whole genome shotgun sequence genome contains:
- the NHSL2 gene encoding NHS-like protein 2 isoform X2, with protein sequence MERAESITLFWSRGAAANSGRENATATAHSRSSWRQPVNVFLSSGRPPSVEELLREAQLNLQSLLQEEYEEQYSEARLLGQTFRSSDEAPEPTPSPRPQSARRLEFVLMPTKRQLSEDETTTQGVRAPEALPGLPTTADKQTAWNSPFPLPILEEKRWPQPCSTQSDIVPINVSGQQFDKHASLRHSLFNTETAVNPKSTLRRRRTIIGFSNFSQRDQGHSNSPAGSVAHCTTSDIRPSHSVLEGVHGRVAVGQEARFPSVTSPVLRNPSSEPEEPPQARSGPNPPGMESMGMVYSIPNSCNGPTESTFSTSWKGDAFTYMTPCATSQRNQVNENGKHPSSGNSWVSLNTLPPLVPKEAATLFVARDNPAGCSGLSGYSEHPTQRRQVPERPSKIGLLTGATSKLETGPGGASRFRERSLSVPTDSGTTDVDYDKEQKASEACAMPYASTSSEGSNSADNIASLSAQQEAQHRRQRSKSISLKKAKKKPSPPTRSVSLVKDEPVLLPEGGSVLPKDQRPRSLCLSLEYQGHHSSHPDAQGHPAVPTLKDPEGTQFSHHWYLTDWKSGDTYQSLSSSSTATGTTVIECTQVQGSSESLASPSTSRATTPSQLSIEVEAREVSSPGRPTGLMSPSSGYSSQSETPTPTVSMSLTLGHVPPPSSSVRVRPVVPERKSSLPPTSPMEKIPKSRLSFDLPLTPSTNLDLSGMSISIRSKTKVSRHHSDTNFGAKLAQKTSPNQPIMPMVTQSDLRSVRLRSVSKSEPEDDIESPDYTEEPRAEEVFTLPERKMKPPIAEKPPLARRPPSLIHKPPSVPEEYPLTSPTLTITPKSSIQHVRPLSQDSYMVVRKPKSSSFPNGRSPGESTAPSSVVFMPFASSSGAFFSGTQQPSQGSMEDEGPKVRALPDRISLQSQEEAEKKKGKIPPPVPKKPSVLYLPLTSPTAQMEAYMAEPRLPLSPIITLEEDAKCPRTGDGERATSTPQADSEKEASPLGSSVESSTEEKSLISDKTAEWIAEDDDDVFVASRTTEDLFTVIHRSKRKLLGWKEPGETFACSRQSSHSPIKNTAESPISESAATAGSGGSANLDAGRNDDFKALLQKKGSKATLKSRPSAAELLKTTNPLARRIIAQFSKDYETTDNPST
- the NHSL2 gene encoding NHS-like protein 2 isoform X1, whose product is MERAESITLFWSRGGHSNSPAGSVAHCTTSDIRPSHSVLEGVHGRVAVGQEARFPSVTSPVLRNPSSEPEEPPQARSGPNPPGMESMGMVYSIPNSCNGPTESTFSTSWKGDAFTYMTPCATSQRNQVNENGKHPSSGNSWVSLNTLPPLVPKEAATLFVARDNPAGCSGLSGYSEHPTQRRQVPERPSKIGLLTGATSKLETGPGGASRFRERSLSVPTDSGTTDVDYDKEQKASEACAMPYASTSSEGSNSADNIASLSAQQEAQHRRQRSKSISLKKAKKKPSPPTRSVSLVKDEPVLLPEGGSVLPKDQRPRSLCLSLEYQGHHSSHPDAQGHPAVPTLKDPEGTQFSHHWYLTDWKSGDTYQSLSSSSTATGTTVIECTQVQGSSESLASPSTSRATTPSQLSIEVEAREVSSPGRPTGLMSPSSGYSSQSETPTPTVSMSLTLGHVPPPSSSVRVRPVVPERKSSLPPTSPMEKIPKSRLSFDLPLTPSTNLDLSGMSISIRSKTKVSRHHSDTNFGAKLAQKTSPNQPIMPMVTQSDLRSVRLRSVSKSEPEDDIESPDYTEEPRAEEVFTLPERKMKPPIAEKPPLARRPPSLIHKPPSVPEEYPLTSPTLTITPKSSIQHVRPLSQDSYMVVRKPKSSSFPNGRSPGESTAPSSVVFMPFASSSGAFFSGTQQPSQGSMEDEGPKVRALPDRISLQSQEEAEKKKGKIPPPVPKKPSVLYLPLTSPTAQMEAYMAEPRLPLSPIITLEEDAKCPRTGDGERATSTPQADSEKEASPLGSSVESSTEEKSLISDKTAEWIAEDDDDVFVASRTTEDLFTVIHRSKRKLLGWKEPGETFACSRQSSHSPIKNTAESPISESAATAGSGGSANLDAGRNDDFKALLQKKGSKATLKSRPSAAELLKTTNPLARRIIAQFSKDYETTDNPST